Proteins from a genomic interval of Dermacentor variabilis isolate Ectoservices chromosome 8, ASM5094787v1, whole genome shotgun sequence:
- the aft gene encoding cap methyltransferase 2, whose product MSVYEEADQLFYRQFTFQASSAWRPPDPTRVCADADANWSLPVLQQEKRNLNATKSLLNDMEPIAWRRHTTWTNRAGNVMNRVRQSAAPELLTQAWCKFFQLLHDYDLAGPVPLRSFHLCEAPGAFILALQHYLRSAAADADEDDRGGSDSWTWFANTLNPYYEGNDFKSTVTDDRLIFMTLDRWYFGQDQTGDVMSPEFRVERFLETFSPEGDGADADGFHLVTADGSVDCQDDPAEQESTVAPLHAAEVVAALKLLAEGGHLVLKMFTFFERPSVTLLYLLNCVFRQVHVKKPVCSKPGNSEVYVVCKSFRKEALAGDHVAALTKLVAQRRAFCVSSVEDLPASFVGQVEKCARYFKDLQERTIRENIRWFQNDMDQPSCLRLQSVKDTVASLYIERYECKHVDQPPLPLLQGGSAFLLRCRGWNVASFSERNGRSDWWKKHVDELQKMLDTIPLANVSHKPTFRRALSDRIAPQASWIRTGQRYGKVPGLSKFCSSALLDMALMLGLSDSIDAANDLVERVDTSNVSLVDCGKDNARSAADIANAVSQLEFGTQLSVRFRETLSRFSAGVLYLLTSLFKTATVTFSDVPGTWPLWTFSDVDLDCADTLLEYFARITAVEVDAASTVLEVVPLPMLCDTKLTKFLRSINDSILHEFVSVVLATA is encoded by the coding sequence ATGTCCGTCTACGAAGAAGCCGATCAGCTCTTTTACCGGCAGTTCACTTTCCAAGCTTCGTCTGCATGGCGGCCGCCCGACCCGACCCGCGTCTGCGCCGACGCGGACGCCAACTGGTCGCTGCCGGTGCTGCAGCAGGAGAAGCGAAACCTGAACGCCACCAAGAGCCTGCTGAACGACATGGAGCCCATAGCTTGGCGACGGCACACGACGTGGACCAATCGTGCCGGAAACGTGATGAACCGCGTACGCCAGAGCGCCGCGCCCGAGCTGCTCACGCAGGCGTGGTGCAAGTTCTTCCAGCTCCTCCACGACTACGACCTGGCGGGCCCCGTCCCGCTGCGCTCCTTCCACCTGTGCGAGGCGCCCGGCGCTTTCATACTCGCCCTGCAGCATTACCTGCGCTCGGCGGCCGCTGACGCCGACGAGGACGACCGCGGCGGAAGCGACAGCTGGACGTGGTTCGCCAACACGTTGAACCCGTACTACGAAGGCAACGACTTCAAGTCGACCGTCACCGACGACCGGCTCATCTTCATGACACTCGACCGGTGGTACTTCGGCCAGGACCAGACGGGGGACGTGATGTCGCCCGAGTTCAGGGTCGAGCGCTTTCTCGAGACCTTCTCCCCCGAAGGAGATGGTGCCGACGCCGACGGCTTCCACTTGGTCACGGCAGACGGCAGTGTCGACTGCCAGGACGACCCCGCCGAGCAGGAGTCGACCGTGGCTCCTTTGCACGCGGCGGAAGTCGTGGCTGCTCTCAAGCTGCTCGCCGAGGGCGGCCACCTCGTCCTGAAGATGTTCACCTTCTTCGAGCGGCCTTCCGTCACGCTGCTGTACCTGCTCAACTGCGTCTTTCGGCAGGTGCACGTCAAGAAGCCCGTGTGTAGCAAGCCCGGCAACTCCGAGGTGTACGTCGTCTGCAAGTCCTTCCGCAAGGAGGCGCTCGCGGGCGATCACGTGGCTGCCCTGACGAAACTGGTCGCGCAGAGACGGGCCTTCTGCGTGTCCAGCGTCGAAGACCTGCCCGCCAGCTTCGTGGGCCAGGTCGAAAAGTGCGCGCGATACTTTAAGGACCTCCAGGAGCGGACCATCCGCGAGAACATCCGCTGGTTTCAAAACGACATGGACCAACCTAGCTGTCTGAGACTGCAGAGCGTGAAGGACACGGTGGCCTCGCTCTACATCGAACGTTACGAATGCAAACATGTCGACCAGCCGCCCCTGCCTCTGTTGCAGGGCGGAAGCGCATTCCTCTTACGATGCCGCGGCTGGAACGTAGCTAGCTTTAGTGAGCGAAATGGACGCAGCGACTGGTGGAAGAAGCATGTTGATGAACTGCAGAAAATGCTCGACACCATACCCCTCGCGAATGTCTCCCACAAACCAACCTTCCGCAGAGCGCTGTCAGACAGGATTGCTCCACAAGCGTCTTGGATCCGCACCGGCCAGAGGTACGGGAAAGTTCCGGGTCTCTCCAAGTTCTGCTCATCTGCATTACTCGACATGGCTCTTATGCTCGGGCTCTCTGACTCCATCGACGCTGCCAATGATCTGGTCGAAAGAGTGGATACCTCAAACGTGTCTCTTGTGGATTGCGGCAAGGACAATGCAAGGTCGGCCGCGGACATTGCAAATGCAGTGTCCCAGCTGGAGTTCGGGACCCAGCTGTCGGTCAGGTTCCGAGAGACGCTGAGCCGGTTTTCGGCCGGTGTGCTCTATCTCCTCACCAGTCTCTTCAAGACCGCGACGGTGACCTTTTCAGACGTCCCGGGAACATGGCCCCTGTGGACATTCTCGGACGTCGACCTCGATTGTGCAGATACACTGCTCGAGTACTTTGCGAGAATTACGGCCGTGGAAGTTGATGCCGCTTCGACGGTACTGGAGGTCGTTCCCTTGCCCATGCTGTGCGACACAAAGTTAACCAAGTTTCTCAGGTCCATCAACGACAGCATACTACATGAGTTCGTGTCTGTTGTCCTCGCCACTGCTTGA